In Myxococcales bacterium, the following are encoded in one genomic region:
- a CDS encoding DUF819 family protein, translating into MKIAIWIFQAAFCFITPAVVLRLAKRSKIIRSLSPVVVCYLAGMILINQPFVDFDRNFNMTLCGVAVALAIPMLLYSVDFIGWFRLAGSTMLAFTLASVTVVIAAIGAHYAFRPYLADTAQMAGMLTGVYIGGTGNMNAVGIMVNAKPDIFVMLNTADMIWSFAYLAFLMTVAGRLFGLFLRPFPYAPGTGPVGDGESWDGAFDNRLPPWRPLLLITGLTLLIVAAGLLVKGYLPASSQDAVFVLIITTLGILASFNRRIRAWPGTQGLGQYLMVSFFCSLGFTADLGKLFGSSLMIFIFDAVVIIGSVALHMVTCWLFRIDRDTAIITSVAAIFSPPFVPSVAMALRNKEILVSGIASGLIGYAIANYIGAAVTWLLL; encoded by the coding sequence ATGAAGATCGCCATCTGGATTTTTCAAGCCGCTTTCTGTTTCATCACGCCGGCCGTCGTGCTGCGGCTGGCCAAGCGTTCCAAAATCATCCGCTCGCTCAGCCCGGTCGTGGTCTGCTACCTCGCCGGCATGATCCTGATCAATCAACCCTTCGTGGATTTCGACCGGAATTTCAACATGACCCTCTGCGGCGTCGCCGTGGCCCTGGCCATCCCGATGCTGCTTTATTCCGTCGATTTCATCGGCTGGTTCCGGCTCGCCGGCTCGACGATGCTGGCCTTCACGCTCGCGTCGGTCACGGTGGTGATCGCGGCGATCGGCGCGCACTACGCCTTCCGCCCCTACCTGGCCGACACCGCGCAAATGGCGGGCATGCTCACCGGCGTCTACATCGGCGGCACGGGCAACATGAACGCCGTCGGCATCATGGTCAACGCCAAGCCCGACATCTTCGTCATGCTCAACACCGCCGACATGATCTGGTCGTTCGCCTACCTGGCGTTTCTGATGACCGTGGCGGGACGGCTCTTCGGCCTGTTTTTGCGGCCTTTTCCGTACGCGCCCGGGACGGGTCCGGTCGGCGACGGCGAATCGTGGGACGGTGCCTTCGACAACCGCCTGCCGCCCTGGCGGCCGCTGCTGCTCATCACCGGTCTGACGTTGCTGATCGTCGCGGCCGGCCTGCTCGTCAAAGGCTATCTGCCGGCGAGCTCGCAGGACGCGGTCTTCGTCCTGATCATCACGACGCTGGGCATTCTGGCGTCGTTCAACCGGCGGATCCGCGCCTGGCCGGGCACCCAGGGCCTGGGCCAATACCTGATGGTTTCATTTTTCTGCTCGCTGGGCTTCACCGCCGACTTGGGCAAGCTGTTCGGCTCCTCGCTGATGATTTTCATTTTCGACGCCGTGGTGATCATCGGCTCGGTGGCGCTGCACATGGTGACGTGCTGGCTGTTCCGCATCGACCGCGACACCGCGATCATCACCTCGGTCGCCGCGATTTTCTCGCCGCCGTTCGTGCCGTCGGTCGCGATGGCTTTGCGCAACAAGGAAATTCTGGTTTCGGGCATCGCCAGCGGCTTGATCGGCTACGCGATCGCCAACTACATCGGCGCCGCCGTCACCTGGTTGCTGCTCTAA
- a CDS encoding TetR/AcrR family transcriptional regulator: protein MSRTPLIRPRKQPKQRRSMAMVDAILEATAQVLIQDGYERATTNKIAAKAGVSIGSLYQYFPNKEALVAALNTRLGLLELEMIRAKFAEIEGQPIPQAIATLVTAMVELHRLEPRLHRVLVEQVPRVGDLKKISEIDENIRDLMRDYLGRRYPKLPPAELNLTIFVIFNIVETLTHNAVLHHPELLTDDRLAADICGVIEAYLVQKAPR from the coding sequence ATGAGCCGCACTCCCCTGATTCGCCCGCGCAAACAACCGAAGCAGCGACGTTCCATGGCCATGGTGGACGCCATTCTCGAGGCGACCGCTCAGGTTTTAATCCAAGACGGTTACGAGCGGGCGACCACCAACAAGATCGCCGCCAAGGCCGGCGTGAGCATCGGCTCGCTTTATCAATATTTCCCCAACAAGGAAGCCCTGGTCGCCGCCCTCAACACCCGCCTGGGGTTGTTGGAATTGGAGATGATCCGGGCCAAGTTCGCCGAAATCGAAGGGCAGCCGATTCCCCAGGCGATCGCCACGCTGGTGACGGCGATGGTCGAGCTGCATCGCCTGGAGCCGCGGCTGCACCGCGTGCTGGTCGAGCAGGTGCCGCGGGTGGGCGATCTGAAGAAAATCAGTGAAATCGATGAAAACATCCGCGACCTGATGCGCGACTACCTGGGCCGCCGGTATCCGAAGCTGCCGCCCGCCGAGTTGAACCTGACGATCTTCGTGATTTTCAATATCGTCGAAACCCTGACGCACAACGCGGTTTTGCATCACCCCGAACTGCTGACCGACGACCGCCTGGCCGCCGACATTTGCGGAGTGATCGAAGCCTATCTGGTGCAAAAAGCGCCCCGTTAG
- a CDS encoding ammonia-forming cytochrome c nitrite reductase subunit c552, with the protein MYVVYGKLGDGDLSKGFEKINQMPWDEARKLVKFPIACIDCHDPKTMQLRITRPAFIAGLRALKASQGIVDYDVNKSATRQEMRTYVCAQCHVEYYFKGTDKQLTFPWAKGIKAEQILAYYDEAEFKDWVHADTGAAVLKAQHPEFEVWSQGVHAKAGVACADCHMPYLREGAMKISDHHVRSPLLNINNACQSCHRFPEEELKERVETIQRRFFMLRDAALDSLVALIGDLKAAREAGRSDAELATARQLQRRAQFLLDFVEAENSTGFHAAQETTRLLGLAIDYAQQGQVALRDPKFVPQIAPELKDEPEKEPAAKQAL; encoded by the coding sequence ATGTACGTCGTCTATGGGAAACTCGGCGACGGCGATCTGTCCAAGGGATTCGAAAAAATCAATCAAATGCCGTGGGACGAAGCCCGTAAGCTCGTCAAGTTCCCGATCGCCTGCATCGACTGCCACGATCCGAAAACCATGCAACTGCGCATCACGCGGCCGGCTTTCATCGCGGGCCTCCGCGCCCTCAAGGCGTCGCAGGGGATCGTCGATTACGACGTCAACAAGTCGGCGACGCGGCAGGAAATGCGCACTTACGTCTGCGCCCAGTGCCACGTCGAGTACTACTTCAAGGGAACCGATAAACAACTGACCTTCCCGTGGGCCAAGGGAATCAAGGCCGAGCAGATTCTCGCCTACTACGACGAAGCCGAGTTCAAGGATTGGGTTCATGCCGATACCGGCGCCGCAGTGCTCAAGGCGCAGCATCCGGAATTCGAGGTTTGGAGCCAAGGTGTTCATGCCAAGGCGGGCGTGGCCTGCGCCGACTGCCACATGCCCTATCTGCGCGAGGGCGCGATGAAAATCAGCGACCATCACGTCCGCAGTCCGCTGCTGAACATCAACAACGCGTGCCAATCGTGCCACCGGTTCCCGGAAGAGGAATTGAAAGAGCGCGTCGAGACGATTCAGCGGCGTTTTTTCATGCTGCGCGACGCGGCCCTCGATTCGCTGGTGGCGTTGATCGGCGATCTCAAGGCCGCCCGCGAGGCCGGCCGGAGCGACGCCGAATTGGCGACCGCGCGGCAATTGCAGCGGCGCGCGCAGTTCCTGCTGGATTTCGTCGAGGCGGAGAATTCGACGGGGTTCCATGCCGCGCAGGAAACGACGCGGCTGCTCGGGTTGGCGATTGACTACGCGCAGCAGGGGCAAGTCGCCTTGCGCGATCCGAAATTCGTTCCGCAAATCGCGCCGGAATTAAAGGACGAACCGGAAAAGGAACCGGCGGCCAAACAAGCCCTCTGA
- a CDS encoding aspartate aminotransferase family protein: MSDQQTLPAKKTGAAMTRKEKAELERTFGRYLNRGQVKYLKAGHLDVLETERLGIRFVDPVSVKPFIDCFTSAGSFNVGRHNPAVLAALERATAELDMGDHHLISPAKVALAKRLVELAPGDLNRVLFAAGGGDAVDGAIKLARGATGRAEIISTIKGYHGHTGFALGANGKEHYRHYCEPLIPEFQFVPFNDLKAMRQAASERTAAIIIEPIQGEAGIFVADDDYLRGLRELCDRLGSVLIFDEIQTGFGRTGRLFASEYSGVVPDIMTVGKSLSGGIFPNAAMLYRDTAQLTGYVERNPEFHYTYTGGSDLACRVSLAVLDFLTTQRLWENAAQMGARLKDALLTLQSENPAIVKDVRGRGLMIGIEYLHEFMGPMMSDALAKNGIFAAYSGNAPQVMRFMMPLVVTHEEMDRVIAIIRQAVAAMKQLLPLALPAAKIPPVLKMLNSERVQTVLFNWIRKVEDAFTRPGAGKGGRP; this comes from the coding sequence ATGTCGGACCAGCAGACCTTGCCGGCGAAAAAAACCGGCGCCGCGATGACGCGTAAGGAAAAGGCCGAACTGGAACGGACGTTCGGGCGCTATTTGAATCGGGGTCAGGTGAAGTACCTGAAAGCCGGCCATCTCGACGTGCTCGAAACCGAACGGCTCGGCATCCGATTCGTCGATCCGGTGAGCGTCAAGCCGTTCATCGACTGCTTCACCTCGGCGGGCAGTTTCAACGTCGGGCGGCATAACCCGGCGGTGCTGGCCGCGCTGGAACGGGCGACCGCGGAACTGGACATGGGCGACCACCATCTGATTTCGCCGGCGAAAGTCGCGCTGGCCAAACGGCTGGTCGAACTGGCGCCCGGCGATCTGAACCGCGTGCTGTTCGCGGCCGGCGGCGGCGACGCGGTGGACGGCGCGATCAAGCTGGCGCGCGGCGCGACGGGCCGCGCCGAGATCATCTCGACGATCAAAGGTTACCACGGCCACACCGGCTTCGCGTTGGGCGCCAACGGCAAGGAACATTACCGCCACTATTGCGAGCCGCTGATTCCGGAATTCCAATTCGTGCCCTTCAACGATCTGAAAGCGATGCGACAGGCGGCCTCGGAACGCACCGCGGCGATCATCATCGAACCGATTCAGGGCGAGGCGGGCATCTTCGTGGCCGACGACGACTATCTGCGCGGCTTGCGCGAACTCTGCGACCGCCTGGGAAGCGTGCTGATTTTCGACGAAATCCAGACCGGCTTCGGCCGCACCGGCCGCTTGTTCGCCAGCGAGTATTCCGGCGTCGTGCCCGACATCATGACCGTGGGCAAGTCGCTGAGCGGCGGCATCTTTCCCAACGCGGCGATGCTGTACCGCGACACCGCGCAACTCACCGGTTACGTCGAGCGGAATCCGGAATTTCATTACACCTACACCGGCGGCTCCGACCTCGCCTGCCGGGTATCGCTGGCGGTTCTCGATTTCCTGACGACGCAGCGCTTGTGGGAAAACGCCGCCCAGATGGGCGCCCGTCTCAAGGACGCCTTGCTGACCCTGCAAAGCGAGAATCCGGCGATCGTCAAGGACGTGCGCGGGCGCGGGTTGATGATCGGCATCGAGTACCTGCACGAATTCATGGGGCCGATGATGTCCGACGCGCTCGCCAAGAACGGCATTTTCGCCGCCTACTCCGGCAACGCGCCGCAGGTGATGCGCTTCATGATGCCGCTGGTGGTGACGCACGAGGAAATGGACCGGGTGATCGCCATCATCCGCCAGGCCGTCGCGGCGATGAAGCAACTGCTGCCGCTCGCGCTGCCCGCCGCGAAGATTCCGCCGGTGCTCAAAATGCTCAACAGCGAGCGCGTCCAGACCGTGCTGTTCAACTGGATCCGCAAGGTCGAGGACGCCTTCACCCGCCCCGGCGCGGGGAAAGGAGGCCGGCCATGA
- a CDS encoding aspartate aminotransferase family protein encodes MSETTVRLPEHGRDKKQILQQMQSYREKDADYLSGKTWSLVYYLNDEHTDFLQKAYNLFFSENGLNPMAFLSLKRFESEVIRMTAVMLPGDEEAVGTMTSGGTESCLLAVKTYRDLARAKRGVRRPEMVAPETIHVAFEKAAEYFGVKLVHAPLGKDYRVDVKAMKKLINRHTVLLAASAPCYPFGVVDPIEEIGRVALRHNLPFHVDACLGGFLLPFVEKLGHDVPVFDFRVPGVTSMSADVHKYGFAAKGASTIVYRNMDYLKHQFFISENWPGGIFFSPALLGTRPGGSIAAAWAAMQAQGETGYLENARRIMASVKQMRDGIAAIPELEVLGKPHGAILAYRSKSPDLNVFAVGDQLEKRGWHIDRQQKPDSLHAMVTPHHGKVIDLYLKDLRESVAFVKAHPELAGQGGAAMYGLISHVPLRGMIRQKVLQMVMDLYGAAPKMIDPEAGQNADDWSMKAGLYYLELKKKAEKFWNETLKR; translated from the coding sequence ATGAGCGAAACAACCGTGCGTCTGCCGGAACACGGCCGGGATAAAAAGCAAATCCTCCAACAGATGCAAAGCTACCGCGAAAAGGACGCCGACTATCTGAGCGGCAAAACCTGGAGCCTCGTCTATTATCTGAACGACGAGCACACTGATTTTCTGCAAAAAGCCTACAACCTGTTTTTCTCGGAAAACGGACTCAACCCGATGGCCTTTCTCAGCCTCAAGCGCTTCGAATCCGAGGTCATCCGCATGACTGCCGTCATGCTCCCCGGCGACGAGGAAGCCGTCGGCACGATGACTTCCGGCGGCACCGAAAGCTGCCTGCTGGCGGTTAAAACCTATCGCGACCTGGCCCGCGCGAAACGCGGCGTCCGCCGGCCGGAAATGGTCGCGCCGGAAACCATTCACGTCGCCTTCGAAAAGGCGGCCGAGTACTTCGGCGTCAAGCTGGTGCACGCCCCGCTCGGCAAGGATTACCGCGTCGACGTCAAGGCGATGAAGAAGCTGATCAACCGACACACCGTCCTGCTGGCGGCGTCGGCGCCGTGCTACCCGTTCGGGGTCGTCGATCCGATCGAGGAAATCGGCCGCGTGGCGCTGCGGCACAACCTGCCCTTCCACGTCGACGCCTGCCTGGGCGGCTTTCTGCTGCCGTTCGTGGAGAAATTGGGGCACGACGTGCCGGTCTTCGATTTCCGCGTGCCGGGCGTCACCTCCATGTCGGCCGACGTGCACAAATACGGCTTCGCCGCCAAGGGCGCCTCGACGATCGTCTACCGGAACATGGACTACCTGAAACACCAATTCTTCATCAGCGAAAACTGGCCGGGCGGCATTTTCTTTTCCCCCGCGCTGCTCGGCACCCGGCCGGGCGGCAGCATTGCCGCCGCCTGGGCGGCGATGCAGGCGCAGGGCGAGACCGGCTATCTGGAAAACGCGCGGCGGATCATGGCCTCGGTGAAGCAAATGCGCGACGGCATCGCCGCGATTCCCGAGTTGGAGGTGCTGGGCAAGCCGCACGGCGCGATTCTCGCCTACCGTTCCAAGTCGCCGGACCTGAACGTTTTCGCGGTCGGCGATCAACTCGAAAAACGGGGCTGGCACATCGACCGCCAGCAGAAGCCCGACAGCCTCCACGCGATGGTCACGCCGCACCACGGCAAGGTGATCGACCTGTACCTCAAGGACTTGCGCGAATCCGTGGCATTCGTCAAAGCACATCCCGAGCTGGCCGGCCAGGGCGGCGCCGCGATGTACGGCCTGATCTCGCACGTGCCGCTGCGGGGCATGATCCGCCAGAAGGTTCTGCAGATGGTCATGGACCTTTACGGCGCGGCGCCCAAGATGATCGATCCGGAAGCCGGGCAAAACGCCGACGATTGGTCGATGAAGGCGGGCCTGTATTACCTGGAACTGAAGAAAAAAGCCGAAAAATTCTGGAACGAAACCCTGAAACGATAA
- a CDS encoding nitronate monooxygenase, whose translation MKTRITELFGIQYPIQCGGMLWLATPELAAAISNTGAMGNLTSGNYNSGDELRAAIDRTRELTAKPFIVNITTMPSIRLPVELLREFFRVCCERQVTAIEIAGAPVDSFLGKDLLPLAKESGVKVLHKVGTVKHAVHAQKVGYDAVTVAGFEEGGFPHRDNVSTIVLLPKVAEEVDLPILAAGGMVDGRSLAAALALGADGIMMATRFLATQECAVHPNIHQMILDKNEMDTSLNLRELLGSFGLQVRALRNGIVRQIEEIEKAGGADFSQLFPLISGQRAREVWQNGNAEEALLTVGQSIGRIHDVPPVAELIERIVADAQTHLREAAGRAMA comes from the coding sequence ATGAAGACTCGCATCACCGAACTGTTCGGCATCCAATATCCCATTCAATGCGGCGGCATGTTGTGGCTGGCCACGCCGGAACTGGCGGCGGCCATCAGCAACACCGGCGCCATGGGCAATCTGACTTCGGGCAATTACAACAGCGGCGACGAACTGCGCGCGGCCATCGATCGCACGCGCGAACTGACCGCCAAGCCGTTCATCGTCAACATCACCACCATGCCCTCGATCCGCTTGCCCGTCGAACTGCTGCGCGAGTTTTTCCGCGTCTGTTGCGAACGCCAGGTAACGGCGATCGAAATCGCCGGCGCGCCGGTCGACAGCTTCCTGGGCAAGGATCTGCTGCCGCTGGCCAAGGAAAGCGGCGTGAAGGTGCTGCACAAGGTGGGCACGGTCAAACACGCCGTGCACGCCCAGAAGGTCGGCTACGACGCCGTGACGGTCGCCGGCTTCGAGGAGGGCGGCTTTCCGCACCGGGACAACGTCTCCACGATCGTCCTGCTGCCGAAGGTCGCCGAGGAAGTGGATCTCCCGATCCTGGCGGCGGGCGGCATGGTCGACGGTCGCAGTCTCGCCGCTGCATTGGCCCTGGGCGCCGACGGCATCATGATGGCGACGCGTTTCCTGGCCACGCAAGAATGCGCCGTGCACCCGAACATCCACCAGATGATTCTGGACAAGAACGAAATGGATACCTCGCTGAACCTGCGCGAATTGCTGGGCAGTTTCGGCCTGCAAGTGCGCGCCCTGCGCAACGGCATTGTCCGCCAGATCGAGGAAATCGAAAAAGCGGGCGGCGCCGACTTCTCGCAGCTATTCCCGCTGATCTCGGGCCAACGCGCCCGGGAAGTCTGGCAAAACGGCAATGCCGAGGAGGCGCTGTTGACGGTGGGCCAGTCGATCGGCCGCATCCACGACGTCCCGCCCGTTGCCGAACTGATCGAGCGGATCGTCGCCGACGCCCAGACGCATTTGCGCGAGGCTGCCGGACGCGCCATGGCCTGA
- a CDS encoding alcohol dehydrogenase catalytic domain-containing protein, translating to MKALFFDNDLPRILAVKAASKFDKLAPLSRISPVRYAEVPEPRLPNSRWLKVKNQACGLCGTDMHLIFMDMDPGCFPAATPGIARKFLGHELVGEVVEAGADAGEFRPGDRVAMRIDWPSCFQLEIDPPCPQCRAGHYMRCENLGQKNLPLRDVGGGFSPFMVMHRSQPFKIPPTLSLDRALLLEPTASALHGVCKSTPRPGDRVLVIGAGTIGLLTTAIAKALAPEAEITCLARYPYQAEAAARAGAAHVVSDREDTYDALARLTHARAFKGYFGNRILLGGFDVIYDTVGNDQSLHDALRWARGGGSVVILGINFQPGKLDYSPIWHQEIRVTGINCHATEADGKTSFEHAAQLLLDPKFPVNGLITHRFPMRRYKDAVRTFLDKTHAKAIKIVLEHD from the coding sequence ATGAAAGCTTTGTTTTTCGACAACGATTTGCCGCGCATTCTGGCCGTCAAGGCGGCGTCCAAGTTCGACAAGCTGGCTCCATTATCCCGGATCTCACCGGTTCGCTACGCGGAAGTGCCGGAACCCCGGCTGCCGAATTCGCGCTGGCTCAAGGTGAAGAACCAGGCCTGCGGCTTGTGCGGCACCGATATGCATCTGATTTTCATGGACATGGATCCGGGCTGTTTTCCCGCCGCCACGCCCGGCATCGCGCGCAAGTTTCTCGGCCACGAACTGGTCGGCGAGGTGGTGGAAGCCGGCGCCGACGCCGGCGAATTCCGTCCGGGCGACCGGGTGGCGATGCGCATCGATTGGCCTTCGTGTTTTCAACTGGAGATCGACCCGCCCTGCCCCCAATGCCGGGCCGGCCATTACATGCGTTGCGAAAACCTCGGGCAAAAAAATCTACCGCTACGCGACGTCGGCGGCGGCTTTTCGCCATTCATGGTCATGCATCGTTCACAGCCGTTTAAAATTCCGCCCACGCTGTCGCTGGACCGGGCGCTGCTGCTCGAGCCCACGGCCAGCGCTCTGCACGGCGTTTGTAAAAGCACGCCACGGCCGGGCGATCGCGTTTTGGTCATCGGCGCGGGAACGATCGGCCTGCTGACCACGGCCATCGCCAAGGCCCTGGCGCCCGAAGCGGAAATCACCTGCCTGGCGCGGTATCCCTACCAGGCCGAGGCGGCGGCGCGGGCCGGGGCGGCGCACGTGGTCAGCGACCGCGAGGACACCTACGACGCCCTGGCGCGGTTGACGCACGCCCGCGCCTTCAAGGGCTATTTCGGCAACCGGATTCTACTGGGCGGCTTCGACGTCATCTACGACACGGTGGGCAACGATCAAAGCCTGCATGACGCGTTGCGCTGGGCGCGCGGCGGCGGCAGCGTAGTCATCCTGGGCATCAATTTTCAGCCGGGTAAACTCGATTACTCGCCGATCTGGCATCAGGAAATCCGCGTGACGGGCATCAACTGCCACGCGACCGAAGCGGACGGGAAGACTTCGTTCGAACACGCGGCGCAATTGCTGCTGGATCCGAAATTCCCGGTCAACGGCCTCATCACCCATCGTTTTCCGATGCGCCGGTACAAGGACGCGGTACGTACGTTCCTCGACAAAACGCACGCCAAGGCGATCAAAATCGTCCTGGAACACGACTGA
- a CDS encoding HAD-IIB family hydrolase: MNHERPYPASDLPEAHLRALRLLASDVDDTLSTDGRIPSDILAAFERLRRGGLLIWLVTGRCASWGQALSRYLPVDGVVAENGGVICRGEQLTPLADLSLIGEGRSRLRDAYEAIRRQVPRVRRTDDNLGRLTDWAIDRAALSDDEVSRVADLANAQGLRMIASSIHLHLFAGEHTKATAVGRVCDELGLRDRREVLTMGDSTNDEPLFDPAQFPLSAGVANVEKYLPRLIHKPLFILPRPHSAGALWLLNRILVCRGL; encoded by the coding sequence ATGAACCACGAACGACCGTATCCGGCGAGTGACCTGCCCGAGGCCCACCTGCGCGCGCTGCGCCTGCTGGCCTCCGACGTCGATGACACCCTGAGCACCGACGGACGTATCCCGTCCGACATTCTGGCGGCTTTCGAGCGGCTGCGGCGCGGCGGCCTGCTGATCTGGCTGGTCACCGGGCGCTGCGCGTCGTGGGGCCAGGCCTTGTCGCGCTATCTGCCGGTGGACGGCGTCGTCGCGGAAAACGGCGGGGTGATCTGCCGGGGCGAACAATTGACGCCGCTGGCCGACCTGTCGTTGATCGGCGAAGGGCGGAGCCGCCTGCGGGATGCTTACGAGGCGATTCGACGGCAGGTGCCGCGCGTCCGCCGGACCGACGACAATCTCGGGCGACTGACCGACTGGGCGATCGATCGCGCCGCGTTGAGCGACGACGAGGTGAGCCGGGTCGCCGATCTCGCGAACGCCCAGGGTTTGAGGATGATCGCCAGTTCGATCCATCTGCATCTGTTCGCCGGCGAGCACACCAAGGCGACGGCGGTCGGTCGCGTCTGCGACGAGTTGGGTTTGCGGGATCGCCGGGAAGTGCTGACGATGGGCGACAGCACGAACGACGAGCCGCTGTTCGACCCCGCGCAATTCCCGCTGTCCGCCGGCGTCGCCAACGTCGAGAAGTATCTGCCGCGGCTGATCCACAAGCCGTTGTTCATTCTGCCGCGGCCGCACTCCGCCGGCGCGCTCTGGCTCTTGAACCGCATCCTGGTTTGCCGAGGATTGTAG
- a CDS encoding aspartate aminotransferase family protein has translation MSANQPTRQALLDDYARFVSPAQVARLRALGHDFIESRREGPDVYDQDGRQYLDCYSSAGIYNLGRRQPELLAELRQAMRETDQGNFPMISREKARLAAALAAFVPGALECTMFSVVRGEAFDFACKLARGYTRRPELIAPEGSWFGQTGFAVSLSTRADKRDFAPLVPETKIIPFGDAAAARAAIGPRTAAVFLEPRQTENHCRPASADYLRALRRLCTETGVLLVLDETQTGLGRTGKRFAFEHAGIEPDVLIIGEALGAGVFPIAATLFTPAINKFMNAHPLIHLSTFGGSDLGCRIGARALEIYAAVAPWENAAALGRSLQEKLQTIAARHSRLIESIAGDGLLYSLAFAGPAEAEAFCRRLAAHGVLAVPGKVATNTVVLRPNLTIGQAEADRLLQAVEKAAAGV, from the coding sequence ATGAGCGCGAATCAACCGACCCGGCAGGCTTTGCTGGACGATTATGCGCGCTTCGTTTCGCCCGCGCAGGTGGCGCGGCTGCGGGCGCTGGGTCACGACTTCATCGAGTCGCGACGCGAGGGCCCCGACGTTTACGATCAGGACGGCCGGCAATACCTCGACTGCTATTCCTCGGCCGGTATCTACAACCTGGGCCGGCGGCAGCCCGAACTGCTCGCCGAATTGCGGCAGGCGATGCGCGAGACGGACCAGGGCAATTTTCCGATGATCTCGCGCGAGAAGGCGCGGCTGGCGGCCGCGCTGGCCGCTTTCGTCCCCGGCGCCCTGGAATGCACGATGTTCAGCGTCGTGCGCGGCGAAGCGTTCGATTTCGCCTGCAAGCTGGCGCGCGGCTATACCCGCCGGCCGGAATTGATCGCCCCGGAAGGCTCCTGGTTCGGGCAGACCGGTTTCGCGGTCAGCCTCTCAACCCGGGCCGATAAGCGGGATTTCGCGCCGCTGGTGCCGGAAACGAAAATCATCCCCTTCGGCGACGCGGCGGCGGCGCGCGCGGCGATCGGCCCGCGCACCGCGGCCGTTTTCCTCGAACCGAGACAAACGGAAAACCATTGCCGGCCGGCCTCCGCCGATTACCTGCGCGCCCTGCGGCGGCTGTGCACCGAAACCGGCGTGCTCTTGGTGCTCGACGAAACGCAGACCGGCCTGGGGCGGACCGGCAAACGTTTCGCGTTCGAACACGCCGGCATCGAACCGGACGTGCTGATCATCGGCGAGGCGTTGGGGGCCGGCGTTTTCCCGATCGCCGCGACCCTCTTCACGCCGGCCATCAACAAATTCATGAACGCCCATCCGCTGATTCACCTTTCGACCTTCGGCGGCAGCGACCTGGGTTGCCGGATCGGCGCCCGCGCCCTGGAAATCTACGCGGCCGTCGCGCCCTGGGAAAACGCCGCCGCCCTTGGTCGTTCCCTGCAGGAAAAATTGCAAACCATCGCCGCGCGCCATTCGCGCCTGATCGAATCCATCGCGGGTGACGGGTTGCTTTACTCCCTCGCCTTCGCGGGGCCCGCGGAAGCCGAGGCTTTCTGTCGCCGGCTCGCGGCGCATGGCGTGTTGGCCGTGCCCGGCAAGGTGGCGACCAACACCGTGGTCCTGCGACCCAACCTGACGATCGGCCAAGCCGAGGCGGATCGCCTGCTGCAAGCCGTGGAAAAAGCGGCCGCCGGAGTCTGA